The following proteins are encoded in a genomic region of Syngnathus acus chromosome 22, fSynAcu1.2, whole genome shotgun sequence:
- the kiaa0586 gene encoding protein TALPID3 isoform X3: MSVLLSRVDVTRNRLSARTSPDAGPAPGAVRLTTQKTRGVHQRSSGDAKRGRKAHRGALCRTLAGSQRGECDVTPMDFYGRDLLTSHFEEGSRGVVLAALKQRSLSSHSAPQKREVKVQLLDPQQSSNSNSSLNAAGAHKRAQLLSANPGEDFSRSKEGCMVVGACQQVDNIDREGWASGRGLSRMEVLHNHQLELQNQLLQSALSIVTRYTPSDPSPPANQQGDPTAAIINPSAKTSVETDLVTMATHTDHTREERCAKVVSVATYSNDSPAALANEAAGSVRVESEPVMASMLEEARQLLRQLRWRKKVLDENLESVERERGGEVLHCQLKALVANSESSEQARIKKTVDAWIHLIGKDIQPKIQEEGPNSRSVVPVNGLRGTGSKRTATGRGLRCQQAAPRRAPPSDESYLTRLYGRAPRAVPTPGLQRSPSLHLNSMGAPAQRKPRLLAVDGVKGQTCWRPQTRQSPRLTSAAPAKAPSAPMAIPLAHPRIGPSPRCHKTVTSLPVEHAAPELPSPACPAPDSPALLHATPDPPALEHHATPDPPVLDPPSRLSSGPLEECEELVVQLGSAPVEGPDVKQDSPLHQERVESVEVEAHPAPSVTVETEAVVMEECPVGEEVLHLDSGPSPLPVAYQGPVFPPENCSAIPPHLRSCAASLEDGMLNQMALWLEQQLMARILSEQYPPPLPARDHNDRSEAAQPSVTSDIVEAAGGGGLQFFVDAGIPVDSPLVKELVHEVLAEMVEQVLAPREAPVPGPAQKPRQNPGAGLVSSFQKKSVPEVPAVVTPLPTPLASPVPSIREQLPLSTPPASEPIDRSAPPVIAAPPEPVATPIPSPEILLAVHQGPNAPSTGAANPLSDEEEEHPDVRLQSLQEQENQEEEETLPSAPARVTCPVAPPPADPDPPLDPSDDTTASAASDTDSSTVMGSDSGLKLLSEGELLISFHRLDSTTTEEASSSSSLQDVDLDIPSEGQVKVHMHTLHGERSLEEDLSSGEVTHSITPELDGKVNHSGDTMLEATNESNDVDPTPVASRTLTSDLQSEPAQVIPLRRSSPPSGQLQVSTWTPAPPPRR; encoded by the exons ATGAGCGTGTTGTTGTCACGCGTAGACGTGACCCGGAATCGATTGTCGGCCAGGACTAGTCCTGACGCTGGGCCGGCTCCCGGTGCGGTGCGTTTGACGACCCAGAAGACGAGGGGGGTGCACCAGCGAAGCTCCGGAGACGCAAAGCGAGGACGCAAGGCGCACAGAGGAGCTCTTTGTCGGACGCTGGCTGGCTCGCAACGCGGCgagtgtgacgtcacacccATGGACTTTTACG GTCGTGACCTCCTGACCTCCCATTTTGAGGAAGGGTCTCGAGGGGTCGTGCTGGCGGCTCTCAAGCAGCG GTCGCTCAGCTCTCATAGTGCCCCCCAGAAGCGGGAGGTGAAAGTTCAACTGTTAGACCCTCAGCAGAGCAGCAATAGTAACAGCTCCCTCAATGCGGCAGGTGCACACAAAAGGGCACAGTTGCTGTCTGCCAACCCAGGAGAAGACTTCAGCCGAAGCAAAGAG GGCTGCATGGTGGTGGGTGCGTGTCAACAGGTGGACAACATTGACAG GGAGGGCTGGGCCAGTGGGAGGGGCTTGAGCAGGATGGAGGTGCTGCACAATCACCAGTTAGAGCTCCAG AATCAGTTGCTGCAGTCGGCTCTCAGCATAGTCACTCGCTACACGCCCTCTGACCCTTCGCCGCCTGCCAATCAGCAGGGAGACCCCACTG CGGCCATTATCAACCCATCAGCGAAGACCAGCGTGGAGACCGACctggttaccatggcaacacacACCGACCACaccag GGAGGAGCGCTGTGCCAAAGTTGTTTCCGTGGCAACCTATTCCAACGACAGTCCGGCAGCACTGGCCAATGAGGCGGCGGGGTCAGTGCGGGTGGAG AGTGAACCCGTTATGGCGTCCATGTTGGAGGAGGCTCGCCAGCTTCTCCGGCAGCTTCGGTGGCGGAAGAAAGTTCTGGACGAGAACCTGGAGTCTGTGGAGAGAGAGCGCGGCGGAGAGGTTCTGCACTGCCAGCTCAAGGCTCTTGTAGCTAACAG CGAATCCAGTGAGCAGGCTCGCATCAAGAAGACGGTGGACGCATGGATACACCTGATTGGCAAAGACATACAG CCCAAGATCCAAGAGGAGGGGCCCAATAGCAGAAGCGTGGTGCCAGTAAACGGGCTCAGAGGAACAGGAAGTAAGAGGACAGCGACGGGGAGGGGACTCCGATGCCAGCAGGCCGCACCCAGACGG GCACCGCCGTCAGACGAGTCGTACCTGACGCGCCTGTACGGGAGAGCGCCCCGCGCAGTCCCGACGCCAGGCCTCCAGAGGAGCCCGTCGCTTCACTTGAACTCGATGGGGGCACCCGCACAGAGGAAGCCACGCCTGCTGGCGGTGGACGGCGTGAAAGGGCAGACGTGTTGGCGGCCCCAGACTCGACAGTCCCCCCGCCTGACCTCTGCGGCACCCGCCAAGGCTCCTTCTGCCCCTATGGCCATCCCACTAG CGCATCCAAGGATAGGCCCCTCCCCCAGGTGTCACAAGACTGTGACCTCACTTCCTGTGGAACACGCTGCACCGGAGCTCCCCAGCCCGGCCTGCCCCGCACCAGACTCCCCTGCCCTGTTGCACGCCACACCAGACCCACCCGCCCTGGAACACCACGCCACACCAGACCCACCCGTCCTGGATCCCCCCTCCCGACTAAGTTCTGGGCCCCTGGAGGAATGCGAGGAGCTTGTCGTGCAGTTGGGAAGTGCGCCAGTTGAAGGGCCTGAT GTAAAACAGGACTCACCCTTGCATCAAGAGCGAGTGGAGTCAGTGGAGGTTGAAGCTCACCCCGCTCCGTCAGTCACTGTGGAAACG GAGGCTGTCGTGATGGAGGAGTGTCCGGTGGGCGAGGAAGTGCTCCATTTGGACAGCGGTCCGTCTCCTCTTCCAGTCGCATACCAGGGTCCGGTCTTTCCTCCCGAGAATTGCAGCGCCATCCCTCCCCACCTTCGCAGCTGCGCAGCTAGCCTGGAGGACGGCATGCTCAACCAAATGGCGCTCTG GTTGGAGCAGCAGCTGATGGCAAGAATCCTCTCTGAGCAGTACCCGCCTCCTCTCCCTGCCCGTGACCACAACGACCGGTCTGAAGCGGCACAGCCGAGTGTCACCTCGGACATTG TGGAGGCAGCCGGTGGGGGAGGTCTGCAGTTCTTCGTGGACGCCGGCATTCCGGTGGATTCTCCTTTGGTCAAAGAACTGGTTCACGAGGTTTTGGCTGAGATGGTGGAGCAGGTGCTGGCGCCCAGGGAGGCTCCAGTTCCAGGACCCGCCCAAAAGCCAAGACAAAATCCTGGTGCGGGGCTCGTTTCTTCctttcagaaaaaaagtgttcctGAGGTTCCGGCGGTTGTGACACCTCTACCAACGCCTCTGGCAAGTCCTGTTCCATCCATCCGGGAGCAACTCCCGCTCTCCACGCCCCCTGCATCTGAACCAATTGACCGTTCCGCACCGCCAGTCATCGCAGCCCCTCCAG AGCCCGTCGCCACACCCATCCCCAGCCCCGAAATTCTGCTTGCTGTCCATCAAGGCCCGAATGCGCCGTCCACGGGGGCGGCTAACCCGCTGTctgacgaggaggaggagcaccCGGACGTGCGCTTGCAATCACTGCAAGAGCAAGAaaaccaagaagaagaagagaccCTTCCCTCGGCTCCAGCACGCGTCACCTGTCCCGTAGCCCCTCCCCCGGCCGATCCAGATCCGCCCCTCGATCCTTCTGACGACACCACCGCCAGTGCCGCCAGTGACACAGACAGCAGCACAGTGATGGGAAGTGATTCGGGCCTCAAGCTGCTCTCGGAAGGAGAACTGCTCATTAGCTTCCACCGCCTGGATAGTACCACGACAG aggaGGCCAGTTCCTCGAGTTCTCTTCAAGACGTC GACCTTGACATCCCTAGTGAAGGGCAGGTCAAAGTCCACATGCACACGCTCCATGGAGAGAGATCGCTG GAGGAGGACCTAAGCTCGGGGGAGGTGACGCACTCGATCACACCTGAACTAGATGGCAAAGTGAATCACTCTGGAG ACACCATGTTGGAGGCAACTAATGAGAGCAACGATGTCGACCCGACTCCGGTAGCCAGTCGGACgctgacctctgacctccAGAGTGAACCCGCTCAG GTGATCCCGCTCAGAAGATCGAGCCCACCATCAG GCCAACTGCAAGTCAGCACCTGGACCCCGGCGCCCCCCCCGAGAAGATGA
- the kiaa0586 gene encoding protein TALPID3 isoform X1, protein MSVLLSRVDVTRNRLSARTSPDAGPAPGAVRLTTQKTRGVHQRSSGDAKRGRKAHRGALCRTLAGSQRGECDVTPMDFYGRDLLTSHFEEGSRGVVLAALKQRSLSSHSAPQKREVKVQLLDPQQSSNSNSSLNAAGAHKRAQLLSANPGEDFSRSKEGCMVVGACQQVDNIDREGWASGRGLSRMEVLHNHQLELQNQLLQSALSIVTRYTPSDPSPPANQQGDPTAAIINPSAKTSVETDLVTMATHTDHTREERCAKVVSVATYSNDSPAALANEAAGSVRVESEPVMASMLEEARQLLRQLRWRKKVLDENLESVERERGGEVLHCQLKALVANSESSEQARIKKTVDAWIHLIGKDIQPKIQEEGPNSRSVVPVNGLRGTGSKRTATGRGLRCQQAAPRRAPPSDESYLTRLYGRAPRAVPTPGLQRSPSLHLNSMGAPAQRKPRLLAVDGVKGQTCWRPQTRQSPRLTSAAPAKAPSAPMAIPLAHPRIGPSPRCHKTVTSLPVEHAAPELPSPACPAPDSPALLHATPDPPALEHHATPDPPVLDPPSRLSSGPLEECEELVVQLGSAPVEGPDVKQDSPLHQERVESVEVEAHPAPSVTVETVRKIREEDSDVDARFPGSEFLSAADAEAVVMEECPVGEEVLHLDSGPSPLPVAYQGPVFPPENCSAIPPHLRSCAASLEDGMLNQMALWLEQQLMARILSEQYPPPLPARDHNDRSEAAQPSVTSDIVEAAGGGGLQFFVDAGIPVDSPLVKELVHEVLAEMVEQVLAPREAPVPGPAQKPRQNPGAGLVSSFQKKSVPEVPAVVTPLPTPLASPVPSIREQLPLSTPPASEPIDRSAPPVIAAPPEPVATPIPSPEILLAVHQGPNAPSTGAANPLSDEEEEHPDVRLQSLQEQENQEEEETLPSAPARVTCPVAPPPADPDPPLDPSDDTTASAASDTDSSTVMGSDSGLKLLSEGELLISFHRLDSTTTEEASSSSSLQDVDLDIPSEGQVKVHMHTLHGERSLEEDLSSGEVTHSITPELDGKVNHSGDTMLEATNESNDVDPTPVASRTLTSDLQSEPAQVIPLRRSSPPSGQLQVSTWTPAPPPRR, encoded by the exons ATGAGCGTGTTGTTGTCACGCGTAGACGTGACCCGGAATCGATTGTCGGCCAGGACTAGTCCTGACGCTGGGCCGGCTCCCGGTGCGGTGCGTTTGACGACCCAGAAGACGAGGGGGGTGCACCAGCGAAGCTCCGGAGACGCAAAGCGAGGACGCAAGGCGCACAGAGGAGCTCTTTGTCGGACGCTGGCTGGCTCGCAACGCGGCgagtgtgacgtcacacccATGGACTTTTACG GTCGTGACCTCCTGACCTCCCATTTTGAGGAAGGGTCTCGAGGGGTCGTGCTGGCGGCTCTCAAGCAGCG GTCGCTCAGCTCTCATAGTGCCCCCCAGAAGCGGGAGGTGAAAGTTCAACTGTTAGACCCTCAGCAGAGCAGCAATAGTAACAGCTCCCTCAATGCGGCAGGTGCACACAAAAGGGCACAGTTGCTGTCTGCCAACCCAGGAGAAGACTTCAGCCGAAGCAAAGAG GGCTGCATGGTGGTGGGTGCGTGTCAACAGGTGGACAACATTGACAG GGAGGGCTGGGCCAGTGGGAGGGGCTTGAGCAGGATGGAGGTGCTGCACAATCACCAGTTAGAGCTCCAG AATCAGTTGCTGCAGTCGGCTCTCAGCATAGTCACTCGCTACACGCCCTCTGACCCTTCGCCGCCTGCCAATCAGCAGGGAGACCCCACTG CGGCCATTATCAACCCATCAGCGAAGACCAGCGTGGAGACCGACctggttaccatggcaacacacACCGACCACaccag GGAGGAGCGCTGTGCCAAAGTTGTTTCCGTGGCAACCTATTCCAACGACAGTCCGGCAGCACTGGCCAATGAGGCGGCGGGGTCAGTGCGGGTGGAG AGTGAACCCGTTATGGCGTCCATGTTGGAGGAGGCTCGCCAGCTTCTCCGGCAGCTTCGGTGGCGGAAGAAAGTTCTGGACGAGAACCTGGAGTCTGTGGAGAGAGAGCGCGGCGGAGAGGTTCTGCACTGCCAGCTCAAGGCTCTTGTAGCTAACAG CGAATCCAGTGAGCAGGCTCGCATCAAGAAGACGGTGGACGCATGGATACACCTGATTGGCAAAGACATACAG CCCAAGATCCAAGAGGAGGGGCCCAATAGCAGAAGCGTGGTGCCAGTAAACGGGCTCAGAGGAACAGGAAGTAAGAGGACAGCGACGGGGAGGGGACTCCGATGCCAGCAGGCCGCACCCAGACGG GCACCGCCGTCAGACGAGTCGTACCTGACGCGCCTGTACGGGAGAGCGCCCCGCGCAGTCCCGACGCCAGGCCTCCAGAGGAGCCCGTCGCTTCACTTGAACTCGATGGGGGCACCCGCACAGAGGAAGCCACGCCTGCTGGCGGTGGACGGCGTGAAAGGGCAGACGTGTTGGCGGCCCCAGACTCGACAGTCCCCCCGCCTGACCTCTGCGGCACCCGCCAAGGCTCCTTCTGCCCCTATGGCCATCCCACTAG CGCATCCAAGGATAGGCCCCTCCCCCAGGTGTCACAAGACTGTGACCTCACTTCCTGTGGAACACGCTGCACCGGAGCTCCCCAGCCCGGCCTGCCCCGCACCAGACTCCCCTGCCCTGTTGCACGCCACACCAGACCCACCCGCCCTGGAACACCACGCCACACCAGACCCACCCGTCCTGGATCCCCCCTCCCGACTAAGTTCTGGGCCCCTGGAGGAATGCGAGGAGCTTGTCGTGCAGTTGGGAAGTGCGCCAGTTGAAGGGCCTGAT GTAAAACAGGACTCACCCTTGCATCAAGAGCGAGTGGAGTCAGTGGAGGTTGAAGCTCACCCCGCTCCGTCAGTCACTGTGGAAACGGTGAGGAAAATTAGGGAGGAAGACTCGGATGTAGACGCCCGATTCCCCGGATCGGAATTCCTATCCGCCGCTGATGCG GAGGCTGTCGTGATGGAGGAGTGTCCGGTGGGCGAGGAAGTGCTCCATTTGGACAGCGGTCCGTCTCCTCTTCCAGTCGCATACCAGGGTCCGGTCTTTCCTCCCGAGAATTGCAGCGCCATCCCTCCCCACCTTCGCAGCTGCGCAGCTAGCCTGGAGGACGGCATGCTCAACCAAATGGCGCTCTG GTTGGAGCAGCAGCTGATGGCAAGAATCCTCTCTGAGCAGTACCCGCCTCCTCTCCCTGCCCGTGACCACAACGACCGGTCTGAAGCGGCACAGCCGAGTGTCACCTCGGACATTG TGGAGGCAGCCGGTGGGGGAGGTCTGCAGTTCTTCGTGGACGCCGGCATTCCGGTGGATTCTCCTTTGGTCAAAGAACTGGTTCACGAGGTTTTGGCTGAGATGGTGGAGCAGGTGCTGGCGCCCAGGGAGGCTCCAGTTCCAGGACCCGCCCAAAAGCCAAGACAAAATCCTGGTGCGGGGCTCGTTTCTTCctttcagaaaaaaagtgttcctGAGGTTCCGGCGGTTGTGACACCTCTACCAACGCCTCTGGCAAGTCCTGTTCCATCCATCCGGGAGCAACTCCCGCTCTCCACGCCCCCTGCATCTGAACCAATTGACCGTTCCGCACCGCCAGTCATCGCAGCCCCTCCAG AGCCCGTCGCCACACCCATCCCCAGCCCCGAAATTCTGCTTGCTGTCCATCAAGGCCCGAATGCGCCGTCCACGGGGGCGGCTAACCCGCTGTctgacgaggaggaggagcaccCGGACGTGCGCTTGCAATCACTGCAAGAGCAAGAaaaccaagaagaagaagagaccCTTCCCTCGGCTCCAGCACGCGTCACCTGTCCCGTAGCCCCTCCCCCGGCCGATCCAGATCCGCCCCTCGATCCTTCTGACGACACCACCGCCAGTGCCGCCAGTGACACAGACAGCAGCACAGTGATGGGAAGTGATTCGGGCCTCAAGCTGCTCTCGGAAGGAGAACTGCTCATTAGCTTCCACCGCCTGGATAGTACCACGACAG aggaGGCCAGTTCCTCGAGTTCTCTTCAAGACGTC GACCTTGACATCCCTAGTGAAGGGCAGGTCAAAGTCCACATGCACACGCTCCATGGAGAGAGATCGCTG GAGGAGGACCTAAGCTCGGGGGAGGTGACGCACTCGATCACACCTGAACTAGATGGCAAAGTGAATCACTCTGGAG ACACCATGTTGGAGGCAACTAATGAGAGCAACGATGTCGACCCGACTCCGGTAGCCAGTCGGACgctgacctctgacctccAGAGTGAACCCGCTCAG GTGATCCCGCTCAGAAGATCGAGCCCACCATCAG GCCAACTGCAAGTCAGCACCTGGACCCCGGCGCCCCCCCCGAGAAGATGA
- the kiaa0586 gene encoding protein TALPID3 isoform X2 translates to MSVLLSRVDVTRNRLSARTSPDAGPAPGAVRLTTQKTRGVHQRSSGDAKRGRKAHRGALCRTLAGSQRGECDVTPMDFYGRDLLTSHFEEGSRGVVLAALKQRSLSSHSAPQKREVKVQLLDPQQSSNSNSSLNAAGAHKRAQLLSANPGEDFSRSKEGCMVVGACQQVDNIDREGWASGRGLSRMEVLHNHQLELQNQLLQSALSIVTRYTPSDPSPPANQQGDPTAAIINPSAKTSVETDLVTMATHTDHTREERCAKVVSVATYSNDSPAALANEAAGSVRVESEPVMASMLEEARQLLRQLRWRKKVLDENLESVERERGGEVLHCQLKALVANSESSEQARIKKTVDAWIHLIGKDIQPKIQEEGPNSRSVVPVNGLRGTGSKRTATGRGLRCQQAAPRRAPPSDESYLTRLYGRAPRAVPTPGLQRSPSLHLNSMGAPAQRKPRLLAVDGVKGQTCWRPQTRQSPRLTSAAPAKAPSAPMAIPLAHPRIGPSPRCHKTVTSLPVEHAAPELPSPACPAPDSPALLHATPDPPALEHHATPDPPVLDPPSRLSSGPLEECEELVVQLGSAPVEGPDVKQDSPLHQERVESVEVEAHPAPSVTVETVRKIREEDSDVDARFPGSEFLSAADAEAVVMEECPVGEEVLHLDSGPSPLPVAYQGPVFPPENCSAIPPHLRSCAASLEDGMLNQMALWLEQQLMARILSEQYPPPLPARDHNDRSEAAQPSVTSDIVEAAGGGGLQFFVDAGIPVDSPLVKELVHEVLAEMVEQVLAPREAPVPGPAQKPRQNPGAGLVSSFQKKSVPEVPAVVTPLPTPLASPVPSIREQLPLSTPPASEPIDRSAPPVIAAPPEPVATPIPSPEILLAVHQGPNAPSTGAANPLSDEEEEHPDVRLQSLQEQENQEEEETLPSAPARVTCPVAPPPADPDPPLDPSDDTTASAASDTDSSTVMGSDSGLKLLSEGELLISFHRLDSTTTEEASSSSSLQDVEEDLSSGEVTHSITPELDGKVNHSGDTMLEATNESNDVDPTPVASRTLTSDLQSEPAQVIPLRRSSPPSGQLQVSTWTPAPPPRR, encoded by the exons ATGAGCGTGTTGTTGTCACGCGTAGACGTGACCCGGAATCGATTGTCGGCCAGGACTAGTCCTGACGCTGGGCCGGCTCCCGGTGCGGTGCGTTTGACGACCCAGAAGACGAGGGGGGTGCACCAGCGAAGCTCCGGAGACGCAAAGCGAGGACGCAAGGCGCACAGAGGAGCTCTTTGTCGGACGCTGGCTGGCTCGCAACGCGGCgagtgtgacgtcacacccATGGACTTTTACG GTCGTGACCTCCTGACCTCCCATTTTGAGGAAGGGTCTCGAGGGGTCGTGCTGGCGGCTCTCAAGCAGCG GTCGCTCAGCTCTCATAGTGCCCCCCAGAAGCGGGAGGTGAAAGTTCAACTGTTAGACCCTCAGCAGAGCAGCAATAGTAACAGCTCCCTCAATGCGGCAGGTGCACACAAAAGGGCACAGTTGCTGTCTGCCAACCCAGGAGAAGACTTCAGCCGAAGCAAAGAG GGCTGCATGGTGGTGGGTGCGTGTCAACAGGTGGACAACATTGACAG GGAGGGCTGGGCCAGTGGGAGGGGCTTGAGCAGGATGGAGGTGCTGCACAATCACCAGTTAGAGCTCCAG AATCAGTTGCTGCAGTCGGCTCTCAGCATAGTCACTCGCTACACGCCCTCTGACCCTTCGCCGCCTGCCAATCAGCAGGGAGACCCCACTG CGGCCATTATCAACCCATCAGCGAAGACCAGCGTGGAGACCGACctggttaccatggcaacacacACCGACCACaccag GGAGGAGCGCTGTGCCAAAGTTGTTTCCGTGGCAACCTATTCCAACGACAGTCCGGCAGCACTGGCCAATGAGGCGGCGGGGTCAGTGCGGGTGGAG AGTGAACCCGTTATGGCGTCCATGTTGGAGGAGGCTCGCCAGCTTCTCCGGCAGCTTCGGTGGCGGAAGAAAGTTCTGGACGAGAACCTGGAGTCTGTGGAGAGAGAGCGCGGCGGAGAGGTTCTGCACTGCCAGCTCAAGGCTCTTGTAGCTAACAG CGAATCCAGTGAGCAGGCTCGCATCAAGAAGACGGTGGACGCATGGATACACCTGATTGGCAAAGACATACAG CCCAAGATCCAAGAGGAGGGGCCCAATAGCAGAAGCGTGGTGCCAGTAAACGGGCTCAGAGGAACAGGAAGTAAGAGGACAGCGACGGGGAGGGGACTCCGATGCCAGCAGGCCGCACCCAGACGG GCACCGCCGTCAGACGAGTCGTACCTGACGCGCCTGTACGGGAGAGCGCCCCGCGCAGTCCCGACGCCAGGCCTCCAGAGGAGCCCGTCGCTTCACTTGAACTCGATGGGGGCACCCGCACAGAGGAAGCCACGCCTGCTGGCGGTGGACGGCGTGAAAGGGCAGACGTGTTGGCGGCCCCAGACTCGACAGTCCCCCCGCCTGACCTCTGCGGCACCCGCCAAGGCTCCTTCTGCCCCTATGGCCATCCCACTAG CGCATCCAAGGATAGGCCCCTCCCCCAGGTGTCACAAGACTGTGACCTCACTTCCTGTGGAACACGCTGCACCGGAGCTCCCCAGCCCGGCCTGCCCCGCACCAGACTCCCCTGCCCTGTTGCACGCCACACCAGACCCACCCGCCCTGGAACACCACGCCACACCAGACCCACCCGTCCTGGATCCCCCCTCCCGACTAAGTTCTGGGCCCCTGGAGGAATGCGAGGAGCTTGTCGTGCAGTTGGGAAGTGCGCCAGTTGAAGGGCCTGAT GTAAAACAGGACTCACCCTTGCATCAAGAGCGAGTGGAGTCAGTGGAGGTTGAAGCTCACCCCGCTCCGTCAGTCACTGTGGAAACGGTGAGGAAAATTAGGGAGGAAGACTCGGATGTAGACGCCCGATTCCCCGGATCGGAATTCCTATCCGCCGCTGATGCG GAGGCTGTCGTGATGGAGGAGTGTCCGGTGGGCGAGGAAGTGCTCCATTTGGACAGCGGTCCGTCTCCTCTTCCAGTCGCATACCAGGGTCCGGTCTTTCCTCCCGAGAATTGCAGCGCCATCCCTCCCCACCTTCGCAGCTGCGCAGCTAGCCTGGAGGACGGCATGCTCAACCAAATGGCGCTCTG GTTGGAGCAGCAGCTGATGGCAAGAATCCTCTCTGAGCAGTACCCGCCTCCTCTCCCTGCCCGTGACCACAACGACCGGTCTGAAGCGGCACAGCCGAGTGTCACCTCGGACATTG TGGAGGCAGCCGGTGGGGGAGGTCTGCAGTTCTTCGTGGACGCCGGCATTCCGGTGGATTCTCCTTTGGTCAAAGAACTGGTTCACGAGGTTTTGGCTGAGATGGTGGAGCAGGTGCTGGCGCCCAGGGAGGCTCCAGTTCCAGGACCCGCCCAAAAGCCAAGACAAAATCCTGGTGCGGGGCTCGTTTCTTCctttcagaaaaaaagtgttcctGAGGTTCCGGCGGTTGTGACACCTCTACCAACGCCTCTGGCAAGTCCTGTTCCATCCATCCGGGAGCAACTCCCGCTCTCCACGCCCCCTGCATCTGAACCAATTGACCGTTCCGCACCGCCAGTCATCGCAGCCCCTCCAG AGCCCGTCGCCACACCCATCCCCAGCCCCGAAATTCTGCTTGCTGTCCATCAAGGCCCGAATGCGCCGTCCACGGGGGCGGCTAACCCGCTGTctgacgaggaggaggagcaccCGGACGTGCGCTTGCAATCACTGCAAGAGCAAGAaaaccaagaagaagaagagaccCTTCCCTCGGCTCCAGCACGCGTCACCTGTCCCGTAGCCCCTCCCCCGGCCGATCCAGATCCGCCCCTCGATCCTTCTGACGACACCACCGCCAGTGCCGCCAGTGACACAGACAGCAGCACAGTGATGGGAAGTGATTCGGGCCTCAAGCTGCTCTCGGAAGGAGAACTGCTCATTAGCTTCCACCGCCTGGATAGTACCACGACAG aggaGGCCAGTTCCTCGAGTTCTCTTCAAGACGTC GAGGAGGACCTAAGCTCGGGGGAGGTGACGCACTCGATCACACCTGAACTAGATGGCAAAGTGAATCACTCTGGAG ACACCATGTTGGAGGCAACTAATGAGAGCAACGATGTCGACCCGACTCCGGTAGCCAGTCGGACgctgacctctgacctccAGAGTGAACCCGCTCAG GTGATCCCGCTCAGAAGATCGAGCCCACCATCAG GCCAACTGCAAGTCAGCACCTGGACCCCGGCGCCCCCCCCGAGAAGATGA